A stretch of the Filimonas lacunae genome encodes the following:
- a CDS encoding DUF5689 domain-containing protein encodes MKYQLWVACVCMLACNKPFDKPETYENPDITANISIKQLKTLHTVKGKFESITEDYIITGVVTADDRSGNFYKSIVIEDATGGISLVLSRAALYNDYPLGRRLFIKAKGLVLGDYRGLMQLGAGIDVSDPSDLAVAGIAAPLLSKYIIKGNLHNTVTPVIVTADKLTTALQDEYQNRLIQLQDVQFAAADSMATYANSVTRQAGSFTLQNCEESVITLRNSAYANFASAALPRGRGSVTGVYTVFNSAKQLMIRDTADVQCRGERCNKVQPVEEDVPYEQGIQLKGSGSVLFDCNRLDSIWPAGISLHTDVTAIDSGVVASFAATKASWAATTGGFKNYASATGLSVNSTQAQQQASVNRALGIRQVSATDKGVAFVLAVNNTLQCKNITLSFLLQSLDAASGRATTWVVDYAQGSYPTTYTPVITTPELLVTGKNSFTSTAVKVVLPEAVANSNKKLTIRIVALTATTGSGSRASTAIDDIKLEWN; translated from the coding sequence ATGAAATATCAGCTATGGGTGGCCTGCGTGTGTATGCTGGCCTGCAATAAACCTTTTGATAAACCGGAAACTTATGAAAATCCGGACATCACAGCCAACATCAGTATCAAACAATTAAAAACATTACACACGGTAAAAGGAAAATTTGAATCAATAACGGAAGATTACATCATTACAGGTGTGGTAACTGCTGATGACAGGTCTGGCAACTTTTACAAAAGCATTGTAATAGAAGATGCTACAGGGGGCATTTCATTGGTGTTATCGCGGGCTGCGCTATATAACGATTATCCGCTGGGCAGAAGGCTTTTTATTAAAGCAAAAGGGTTGGTACTGGGCGATTACCGGGGTTTAATGCAGTTAGGGGCAGGTATAGATGTAAGTGATCCTTCCGATCTGGCCGTTGCCGGTATTGCAGCACCCTTACTCAGCAAGTACATCATAAAGGGTAATTTACATAATACCGTAACGCCTGTTATTGTAACAGCTGATAAGCTTACCACTGCTTTACAGGATGAATACCAGAACAGGTTGATTCAATTGCAGGATGTGCAATTTGCAGCGGCCGATAGCATGGCCACTTATGCCAATAGTGTTACCAGGCAGGCCGGTAGTTTTACCCTGCAAAATTGTGAAGAAAGCGTAATCACTCTGCGAAACAGCGCCTATGCCAACTTTGCTTCAGCAGCACTGCCGCGTGGCAGGGGAAGTGTTACCGGTGTGTATACGGTATTTAACAGTGCAAAGCAATTGATGATAAGAGATACTGCCGATGTACAATGCAGGGGCGAGCGTTGTAATAAAGTACAGCCGGTAGAAGAGGACGTGCCTTACGAACAGGGAATACAACTAAAGGGATCAGGTAGCGTGTTATTTGATTGCAACAGGTTAGATAGTATATGGCCGGCAGGTATAAGTTTGCATACAGATGTTACTGCTATAGATTCTGGTGTTGTAGCGTCTTTTGCTGCTACTAAAGCATCCTGGGCTGCTACTACCGGTGGGTTTAAAAATTATGCTTCTGCTACAGGGTTATCAGTGAACAGCACACAGGCGCAACAACAGGCATCTGTTAACCGGGCCTTGGGCATCAGGCAGGTGTCCGCTACAGATAAGGGAGTAGCATTTGTGCTGGCTGTTAATAATACCTTGCAATGTAAAAACATCACCCTCAGTTTTCTGTTGCAATCACTGGATGCAGCTTCGGGAAGAGCTACTACATGGGTGGTAGATTACGCACAGGGTAGTTATCCTACTACATACACACCTGTTATTACTACACCTGAGTTGTTGGTAACAGGTAAAAACAGTTTTACCAGCACAGCAGTAAAGGTTGTATTGCCAGAAGCGGTAGCAAATAGCAACAAAAAATTAACTATTCGCATTGTGGCGCTTACGGCCACTACAGGCAGTGGTAGCAGGGCTTCTACGGCCATTGATGATATTAAATTAGAGTGGAATTAA